A stretch of the Salarias fasciatus chromosome 3, fSalaFa1.1, whole genome shotgun sequence genome encodes the following:
- the LOC115385355 gene encoding uncharacterized protein LOC115385355, with the protein MALRLLSTLILLSTSGSVCGLMIFGVLGNDVNFPLSSSCAAERIQRLFLHVRGSSPRLVASRTGAQVSPGPLYTDRLNHSDSLLLLKHVRMNDAGLYELTCNDRVETLMELQLFFPVETVSAEGQTVDLPCHSVTLGGSVESVKWEKSSGQVVLEVDGLSGSWTPGEEFQGSRLSVSRDWKETGDLSLRMEVKEEHGGLFFCWVTEGRVKTLKAAVRLTVRPNITDPESSETSEQPQESHCAEVYQRKLFITAAFVLNLILLLFTAAAGYYLKRTIPLVLKASLQGRKKGDKSNKKGISLNPRGAEEGLSSSGSDTSEKPA; encoded by the exons ATGGCGCTTCGTCTCCTCTCTACACTGATCCTGCTCTCTACCAGCGGCTCTGTCTGTGGACTGATGATCTTCGGGGTTTTGGGAAACGACGTTAATTTCCCGTTGAGCTCCTCGTGCGCAGCAGAGAGGATTCAGCGTCTGTTCCTCCATGTGAGAGGTTCTTCCCCCCGGCTGGTAGCGTCTCGGACTGGAGCTCAGGTCTCTCCTGGACCACTTTACACTGACAGACTGAACCACAGCgactctcttctcctcctgaaaCACGTGAGGATGAACGACGCCGGACTCTACGAGCTGACATGTAACGACCGTGTAGAGACtctgatggagctgcagctcttcttccCGGTGGAAACGGTCTCTGCTGAGGGGCAAACCGTGGATCTCCCGTGTCATTCCGTTACACTCGGTGGATCCGTGGAGAGTGTGAAGTGGGAGAAGAGCAGCGGACAGGTGGTGCTGGAGGTGGACGGACTCTCTGGAAGCTGGACTCCGGGGGAAGAGTTTCAAGGAAGCCGGCTGTCAGTGTCCAGGGACTGGAAGGAAACAGGGGACTTGTCGCTCCggatggaggtgaaggaggaacACGGAGGACTTTTCTTCTGCTGGGTAACAGAAGGCAGAGTGAAGACCTTGAAGGCAGCAGTGAGGCTGACAGTCAGACCGAACATCACGGATCCAGAGAGCAGCGAGACCAGCGAGCAGCCTCAG gagtCGCACTGTGCTGAGGTTTATCAGCGCAAActcttcatcacagcagcatttGTCCTGAACCTCATTCTGCTTCTGTTCACGGCTGCTGCTGGATATTATCTGAAAAGAACCATTCCACTTGTTCTGAAGGCATCATTACAAGGCAGAAAGAAAGGAGACAAGAGCAACAAAAAAGGAATTTCTCTGAACCCAAGAGGGGCTGAAGAAGGTCTGTCCTCTTCAGGATCAGACACCAGTGAAAAACCTGCTTGA